Genomic segment of Candoia aspera isolate rCanAsp1 chromosome 2, rCanAsp1.hap2, whole genome shotgun sequence:
TGGGCCTTGAAGACTTGTGGCACTCAGTAGGGTTAGAATCTGTGACCCTCTGAACTGCATCTTCTATTAACCCCCTCTGGTTAAGGAGATGAAAACAGATGTAGcccaaaaacatctggaagattaAAGGGCTTTCAGAACTGTCATGTGGATATAACAGCCAAAGGATGGATACTACAAGCTCCCAGTAGAAAAGGTAAGTTGAGCACAATCAATGCTCTTATGACTACTGATTGTTTTAAGCATTTTTCAAGAATGGGCCACTTTTTTAACAATTCCAAGTTCACAAGATGCGATATAAGAAATAGTCAACAGTAACTTAAATCCTGTTACCTTAAAAATGCAACTGGTATTATTTCTGGCAGGGAGGGAATAGAAGGCACTTATTCATAGGAGTCAATAGGCCCCCATTTGTCCCAAGAAGCAGCAAATAAATTACTATCAAATTCTTAAAAACAccagaaagaaacacaaaaaacgTATTTATAAAAAATTATCTCAAGTTTACAAACTCAGGATTAGTGGGATTTTGCTTTTTATAAAGAAGAAGATCTGGTTATTTAACAACTTCTTTGCCCCCAGTTCATTGTTTGATTAAGACTTCCAGGGGACTGGTTCAGCTTTAACCAATTCATGCTGGGAACTGCTATTAAAACAGTTAAGAGATTTGGagctttaaaaactaaaaaagttttCTATCCAGTCAGAATGCAGATTCACTGCTAGCTTCAGGATAAAGATCTCCTGGAGGGGTGAAAATGCCAGCTGTCATATTATGTATCACTTGTTCTCTACCAACTACTATGGTTACGTTGCTGAAGTATATTTAATAGTCTAGCAAGATGGAATAACAAGCAACAAAGCCAGAATAAGGGTACATCAAGCTGTTAGGACAAGGCTATTCAACTGCTTAGATGGCCATTCTTCTGTCCACCATCTATAGCCTTTCTGCTTACTTTCTATACATTCCTTTATTCCAGCGGGCAGTTCTGCACATCACTCTTTTCTCTATGTAGCCATGCCGCTATCAGCTTGTACATGCTGTTCTTCAACGTAGATTTGGAAACCCGCTTTTCACTCCCTCCTAAATATCTCTATGCTCTGAACCCTCTCCCACATTCTTAACCCAGAGTGTTATATGCCCAGGCCCTGATAGCTTGCCAATCAGCAATTTACTTTCCAAGATGAATTCCTCTAAGCAGTTAGCAAAATACACAGAATTACTGAACAAAATGCTAGCAGAAAAATGAGAGCCTGTCACTAAGATAAGACTACTTTGATTTAATACATATATAATGGGAATTCTACTGCAACTGTCCTAATGCAGTCTCATTAATCAGTCACCCAGATTGTAGCTCTACCATGATTTTTACACTACATCCTTTAGCCATTAGACCCTGTCCCTGATGGAAACAGTTGTCCGGAGGCTGTTTTGTGTACTGCACCTGTTTCATTCTTGCTCTAAACATTTCAGGCTTTGTTTGATTCCCAATTTTGCCACAAAATATACAAAATTTTCTCATCACTTTTCAAAATGGCTCTAGAAAACATGCTTTATTCTTCTCTAcctttatttattaagtttatatgcCACCCTGACTCATAACTCTTGGCActtcacaacaattaaaaatacaataaaatatcctTCCTTAATATCCTGGCAAATAATCACTTTCATAGTATCTTTATAGATACAATAATCACTTCATAAATTATTCTATAATGATTTTGGAGCTTGAGACCTGTATGACCCCCAAGTGAAGCTTATTAAGTGGGCCTCAAAGGAAATGGGCATCTTAATAATTTGGTTTATGGTTATATAGAACATATCCCTGCAGACCACTGGATTACCTAAACATGGAAAACAATTAACTATAACAGATCTTGAAAGCCAAAGCCATATATTATAAAGTTGAGAATAAGTGCTGGGCCTAAATGTCCCCCCCACACTTCACTGGTAAGTCAATCCCATTTATCTTCGATTTCCATCCCCATTATGTTCAAAAacagaaggtttttaaaaattctgttttacTAATCAGGAGCTAATATTTGTTCCTGTCTCTCTTGACCATGATTTAGCAAGATACATTTTGCCAAAGGTATTATAGCTCAATTTGGACATAGAATGTATTTCCAAACTGGGCCAAAATACCTTTCAGAATTTTTTAGAATTGAGGAAAGCTTTTAGGAAGTTACCATCATAAGTAAAATCAAAATTCACCAGTGAAATGAATCTAAATAAACTTGTTAAAGGAATTCATCTTGAAAGTTAAGCATCTTTTAAATGTCTCCCTAATACACCatccttcatttcttttcatataCCTTTCTTCTGGCTTCATCCTACTGAATTTCTGTAAAAACTTCTAATAATCATTCCTTGTTTCCAACTTGTTTCTTAAGCCATAAATTCTCTTTCTGCTTGCTGCACTTTATTTTCGCtagctcttccctccctcccttccttccttcctccctcccttccttttctatcTTCTTTCATATAATGGATCTCTTGTCATATAACACACTCAAAACACTTTTCTTCTTATACAAATTCCCATGCCTTGTAAAGTTTTTGCACATGACGAATAGCCTTGTTTTTTAGATTCTGAATAATGCTACCTTAATAGTCATAATTAAAGCTGGCAGAGTAATAGAGTGTCTACACGATGCAGTAACCTTGACCCAGTCACCTGAACAGGTGAGCTACATCTTATACAGTTCTCCTTCCTCTCCAAATTCTTTGGCACCTTGCAATCTGTGTTAggatttgttctgaaaagcacTGCACTCACAGAACATGCATATTATCTGTATACTTTCCAGTAAGATTTGCACATTCACCTTCTGTGACAAAACCTCAGCAAGGCCTATCTGACTTCATAGCAACTCGTCTCTAATAACCAAGCCCTCCGTATGCCAAGTCTGAACATATGGCTCTGCTAaagcttcttcttcctcctctggtTCTGCCACTGACTCCTTCAGTCCTGTAAATGCAATGGCTTCTTTTGCAGAACAGCCAGAATACACTAAATTGTATTCAGATAATGCGGGACCCATTATCTCAGGGTGATACCAGGCTGATATACCTGGAATATCAAACATTACAAATGCACCTCCTTTTCAGCCCTGCATTAACTACAGCCTCCTAATGAGGATACAACTGTGTGGGGCCTTTTCTGGCCTCTGCTATAGTATCCAAGCTTTTGCTAGTAGGAGAAAGCAGGAACAAGTCTCAACTCCAGAACAATATTCAGAGGTTCGAGTAGTACACTAGTTCCAGAATCTTGGAAACGCTACAACTGGGAACTGCCTGAAAACAACCTCCTGACTCACTCCCAAAAGTCTCTGgccaactttcatttccaaatGAAAGATGGCTCGGACTGCCTGCAAATTACAATACAACGTTAGTGACCCAGACACCTTGGTTCCTCTGGCATGCCTCCATCAACTTGAAAATGCTGGCCAGTTTAAAAGGTGCCTTTGAATTTTAAGTGATTGGATCTTGTCTCTTCTTTCATTTATCCTGTGGAAAGTGTTAGCAAAAAAGAAGCTTGATTCTGAAATAAAGGAGAATGCTACTTTCTTTGTTTACTGAACCTTCTGTATAGTTTAGGACCACACATATATGCTTGAAAGTTAAGCATCCACACAGATGCTACTGTTCCAAGCCAGTGGTCTCATAGAGCAAACTGATTGCTCCTCAATTGGAAATACATAGTTGCTACCAGTTAAGACTCTAAACCAGTAAGTCCACAACAGATCAGAGGTCATAAATTTGTgaccattacttttttttttttttttaaagaatctctAATGTTAGAGATAATTTGGGCTGACTCTCTTTTTTAATGGCTTTCTTGATGCCAGGATTATCTTTaagttctgcttttccttttcttaaatactggaagaaaatgaacaagCATTTATCCTAGCACCAAACACACACTTTGGTAATAAAACACCAATGACAAAACTTTGCTCACACTTAAAAGAGGAACCCTGAGATCAAAAGAACCAAAGAGGGGGAAAATTTACTTTAACTGAGCAACTCTTGGGCAAGAATCTAGCACACATTTCCTTTCCAGGGCAACCCCCACCCGCAAGCCCTAtgaacaaacaaaatcaagacaacCGCAACTGCTAAGCTAAGCATCAATAGCAGCAGCCAATTCATCTATCCCAGCCCCCATTCCTCTTTAGCAAATACAAATCCaaaaacacagagagaaaaaaatcaaacaaataaaggacATGTAATAACGCAGAGACCGGTGAACAGGGGCAGCAGGCAGCCCACAGCACCAGAAGTCCAAACTTAATAAAtaacttgtaaaaaaaatatcttttcttttttccttttgtgtgttTTCTGTCTGTTCACAGTGCGTGAGCAAGCGTCACTGTTGCATATCCTCGAGCCTCTGGTCACAGTAGAGAGAGACAAGCAGGAGCACACTCTCACTGGGTGGCAACCCCTGATGGCCGATGCTCAATCCCAGAAACATACAAGCATAGGCGGAAGAAGTACTTTCTCATCCAAAGCGTTGTACATTTGGGCTGTCTGGTGTGGTGCCTGGAATGCCAAAGGCCCTGGAACATACCCACATTCCAGAAAGACCAGACCTATGACCCATCTCTTCCTGGCAATACTGAAGAAGACAAAATGGGCAAGGGTGACTGAGCAGGTGAAGCAGATAATTCATGCCACTGAAGAGTTGTTCTAGTGAAGGCTGGTGCTTGTTGTGGTGCTCTCTCTCTTAAGATCTGGCAGCCAAGGGCCCCTTCCCTGGTACAGCAGCCACACTGCATGGCTACCTGGTGAAGAATGGCAGGTGATGCTGGCTGAGGATGCTGCTCGTGCGGGGTGACTCTGTCTTAGCCATGACATCTTTGAACCAAGATGCCACATCCACTTCCAGTGTCTCGTAACGCTTGATGAAGTTGTGTTCCTGTAAAGGAGTACACACAATGAGACAGAATGCAGTTCTTCATTCTGTTCCTAAAAGGCTAAGAGCAACTCTAGGTAGGactgaaaaaaaatcctcctgAAACCGAGGAAAGTGCCCAATACTGCTGGCCCAGATTAACTAAGACCTGACTCAGCAGAGTCAACTATGTTTGAAGGTGTGTGAACAGACACACAATGGTGCTGAATACAAGCAAAAGGAAATGGACAGTCatgaaaaaaatcagcttaaTAGAATTTCCCCTCTGCTTTAGGAAactgtgtgtaaaaaaaaaaatccaacctctGTACCAGGTTAAAATTCTTTTAAGATTAAAGTTGGCAGAAACCCCTCCTGCAGCTATGATATAACTGTTAATATGCACACAAAGTGTTGTATCTAATACTCACAAGTAGCTTGTTGTACTTTGGTCTCTTCCTGTGATCTTTAGTAAGGCTAGAAGGATAAAAACACACATTCAAACCACTTATTCCCAACTGAATTTTGCTGAGGGCACAATAGTTCTTTTATCTCCAATACTTCATAAGTTATTCCCCCTCTAGATGTTTGCTAGTTAACAGGATGAAATCCATCACCACCCTGGCACAGCATAGGCCCAATTTTCCACGTCTAATATCCCATGGCAACCTGGTTGTCATTTTCAGCTCAAAGAGTCCCTCCTTACTCTTCTGCCATTAGCCAAGACATTGGCCAAGGGACAGAAGCATGAGCCAAGAGCATGTTGACGAGAGGGAACAGAAACTAGTGCAATGGCCCACGATTTGTGCAGCCAGAAGGCTGAGATGAGATTTAATTTCATGGAAAAATAACAAAGATGCTTGAGTTCACCTTTTCACAACAGCACATTAACAATCTGACCAAATAAAGCTGTGCCAATgacctattcatttatttatatataattgagGTCACCTTATTCCAAACAGTTCTGAGTGAGATACACTTTAAAAGcgagaaacaataaaaattaagaaagagaTCATGGatgtccagaagaaaaaaatcatacatgACAACAAAAAGCAGTCTACAGGGGCTCAACAACCACCCGAATCCAAGGGAgtaaagccaggttttcaagaacTTTCAGAACACCATCAGGATGGGAATCATCTAGATGAGAATCATCTGGATCTCTGCAGGTTTACTATTCCAGAGGACAAGTGCGATTACACAAAATGCACACTTTCTGGGTCCTGACAGGCCTGGAGTGGCCACACTTTCTATGAGTTACTAATTCTGACCATTGCCTCAAATGTTCATCTGTGTCTGAAGAAACAATTACTGTGCAAAGTGAGGGATCAGTAAGATTTTTACTGTAGAGTTCACAGACCATACAAGAAATTGTTGACTACGCACTATAAGTTGTTTTTGAGATAATTCACTCACCAGTCTTTTACAAAGGACTGGAAATCCACAGAAAATTCCATGTTatttgggagaagaggaggatcTTCCTGCAAAACCTTGGTGAGGACCTCAAAATCTGTTTTGCAGTTCTTGTAGGGAAACTGACCTGTAGCTAACTCAACCTGCATTGGAATGGAGGTGAGAAGAAATGCCAAGAGTAAgtattaaaaatttaaacaagTTAGCAAAAATTATCATCCTCTCTTTCACTATCATTAAATCAGATCAGTTTTAGTTTTCCATGTCAATGGCTTTCACATTGTTTGTTGTTTCAGCTGTGATCTTCCCTTATATGCCAAGGCATCTCCTCTCACCCAACTGGCTGAAATCCCACAGTATCACTGAATCTCATGATACTGTCACAACCGTCCTAAGATGTCACAAAATTGCCTAAAGCTCAAAGACCAAGTGTTTTGTAATGTTATTCTGAAGTTCAGCTTTAAGATACTTTTAACTTTGCTTTCACATTCTtcactttaaaaagagaaagtaaagcACCCTAAAAACTGCTACCAgtctattaaataataaataccgTACGTGTGAAAAATTATTTAAGCATACCCAGAACTGAGCAAGGCATAATTAAAGGGTTTTGGCATCTACATGGGTTACAGAAAAGACCTCTGAGGAAAGCAGGCAGCCTGCAAGCTATGGGTTGTCCATTTGCATGTCAAAAACAGAGAGTTTAACTTACCAGAGAAATGCCCAGGCTCCACACATCTGCACGGATATCATAAtcaggttttgagggatcaggaggATCTATTCTTTCAGGCTAAGAACAAAAAAGCCATTAAAAGAATCAGATAAAATAACAACTGATTGCTGATTTCTTACCTGCACTTAGGAAAGAATCCCCAATTATAGAAACTAAATCAGAAATGGAACTACAACTGTACCATAGCGGAGTACAGTTTCAAAATCTTAGGCCAGATTCTAGTGGCAACTTCCTACGGATATGCTGTGAACCACACACACCAGATGTGTGATTCTGATTCCAAGGGAACAGTCTCAGGCAGAGATGCACTCCAACTGATAAAACCTAAGCAGGCCTGGCCCAGAATACTGTTGAAAAGAAAGCCTATTAAGAATTGATACAGTGATCAATTTGGAGCACACTGTAATGGATTACAAAATCATAGCAAGATCCCTGAAGATATTCCCTAAACACCTCTCTAATTCTTACCGCCATATATGCTGCACAACCGGCACTCCGGGTTTTGGCTTTTGAGTCTACCAGCCTCCCACTGAtcccaaagtcacacagcttGATTTGCCCCCTCTCATCCAACAAAATATTGGAAGGCTTCACATCTCTATGAATGACACCATGCTTCTCTTTCAAATAATAGAGGGCTTTCAcaatctgggggggaaaaaaaatcagaaatcagtGCTGAAGAAATGACTCACTGTAAGAAAAGTAATTTTTGCATTGTTTAGGCTTCCCAAAACTGagtggggttgttgttgttgttgttatttctatgAAGCTACTTGGAAAGCAAAGATTAGTCACTTGCTTGGAAGTTTATGTGATTATTTAGAATACAGAGTTTTAGTTACATAATCTAATATGCCTAACTTTATTACACCATAATCTTTtatccatatactgtacatcaccAAAAAAATGTCAAAGTCATTACTAAAGGAGAAATACTTATGTGAAACTATATCCTTAGCACTTCTCCTTGGAAGGAGAAATGTACCAGTCTCCCTATATGATgattttttattcagttttattcagATCGAATAACATTCATTCAAACTGTCAACCATAGCCTAGAGACTAGAGCAGACACGTGTGAGCTAAACCAGCTTTTTTTCTCAATGTTAGGATGACTTTTTAAGTTTTCAACTTCCATACTGCCATACATTAATTGGCGCCTCCTCTAAGCTGCTCATATAGCcttcacagtgtgtgtgtgtgcgcgcgcaccagagaatattttaaattccaaagcaaaaTGCACAGAGATCATTAATAGGCACTTAACAGTTTTAACAATTTAATATCTAGAGAGAGATCTGTAAGTACTTTTTTCAAATCATTGCACCTATGTTTGCAAGCAACATacatttttcttatttggtcaAACTTTTTCGGAGGTTATCAACACTCACCGCCACAGTCATCTTTCCCAAGATCCTCTCAGGGATAGGTCCTTGAATGCGTTTCTTCAGCTTCTCTGCACATGTGCCCATTAGCTCCATTGCTATGAAAACATCAGTCTATGGACAAAGAGGGAAGAAATGAAAGGATATTATTATGACTAAGTTAATcatattgcatttaaaaaataagagcaGACGGGAACACTGGGTTCACTTACATTTGTGATGAAAGTCCCAAAGCACTGAACAATATAGGGACAGTCATGACTCTTCAGCACCACATCTAGATCCATTAGGATCCTCTTGTTCTCTTCTTTGTTACCAGAACGACGCATTTGCTAAGCAGAGGGAAAAAGGATGGGGTACATCTGAGCATGGGAGGGGTAGATAAAATATCCCCCTCAAAAATGATGATGTTCATGCCTTCCCTCACAGTGCTTGAACGCTTcattatttgttcaatgatcatCACTATTTTCCATCTACAAAAGACACCTATTGTAAACCCTTCATTCTATACCCTCCGTCTCAAAACGAAATAAATCATACAGGCTCTAATCAAAGTGAATAAATTCCtgatctcttttccttttgttttaacaGTTTTGAGTTTCAAAGCTCAAGTATATCTACCTCACCTTCACAGCTATGATGTGTCCTGTTTTCTTGAAGCGCATTTTCCACACCTGTCCACATGTCCCACTACCAATCTCACCCAGGTTTTCTAGGTCATGGATTTCAGCTTGATATCTCTGTGAGAAAATGAGGACATACAGCTTAGAT
This window contains:
- the MAP2K7 gene encoding dual specificity mitogen-activated protein kinase kinase 7 isoform X1, with the protein product MAASSLEQKLSRLEAKLKQENREARRRIDLNLEISPARARPIIVITLSPAPAPSQRAALQLPLANDGSSRSSSLENSPQHHTHPSRPRNILGLPPQPPFLMHRSMESIEIDQKLQEIMKQTGYLTIGGQRYQAEIHDLENLGEIGSGTCGQVWKMRFKKTGHIIAVKQMRRSGNKEENKRILMDLDVVLKSHDCPYIVQCFGTFITNTDVFIAMELMGTCAEKLKKRIQGPIPERILGKMTVAIVKALYYLKEKHGVIHRDVKPSNILLDERGQIKLCDFGISGRLVDSKAKTRSAGCAAYMAPERIDPPDPSKPDYDIRADVWSLGISLVELATGQFPYKNCKTDFEVLTKVLQEDPPLLPNNMEFSVDFQSFVKDCLTKDHRKRPKYNKLLEHNFIKRYETLEVDVASWFKDVMAKTESPRTSSILSQHHLPFFTR
- the MAP2K7 gene encoding dual specificity mitogen-activated protein kinase kinase 7 isoform X2, whose translation is MAASSLEQKLSRLEAKLKQENREARRRIDLNLEISPARARPTLQLPLANDGSSRSSSLENSPQHHTHPSRPRNILGLPPQPPFLMHRSMESIEIDQKLQEIMKQTGYLTIGGQRYQAEIHDLENLGEIGSGTCGQVWKMRFKKTGHIIAVKQMRRSGNKEENKRILMDLDVVLKSHDCPYIVQCFGTFITNTDVFIAMELMGTCAEKLKKRIQGPIPERILGKMTVAIVKALYYLKEKHGVIHRDVKPSNILLDERGQIKLCDFGISGRLVDSKAKTRSAGCAAYMAPERIDPPDPSKPDYDIRADVWSLGISLVELATGQFPYKNCKTDFEVLTKVLQEDPPLLPNNMEFSVDFQSFVKDCLTKDHRKRPKYNKLLEHNFIKRYETLEVDVASWFKDVMAKTESPRTSSILSQHHLPFFTR